The window aaaaaagattttccacGTACGGCTTTGTATCTCTCTATCAGGGGGTTGCTCAGGGTTTACAAATGCACAATGGCATTTTACCAGGCAGATCCTAATGCTTTAGGATAACCCTGGTACTTGATTTAAAATGAGTAACATGCCAAGCGGTTTATTTAAAATGCCTCTTTGTCTTTCCCTAGAGGCTACTTACATTGCCCCCACCTGCAGCAGAATTAAACACCTATTTATTGACTAAACCCACTGCcaactggcattttaaaaagtatcttCTATTAAACAGTATTCTGCTCCCAGACTTTGTCTGCAAAGCAACAGAATTTCAACccttaaaaagtaatttagccCGCGCAGATGTTGCAGCCAAGAATGAGATTAAAAGAGCAAGATCACGCTGTTTGAAAAGAGCAACAAATTTAATAATTATTGAAGTGAAAGTCTGTTCGGGCCGTTGTTTTGGTACCCGAATCTCAAGCAAGAGTCCTGGCGCTGAACAGACAGACAGTGCATCTTGACTATGTCTTATCCATGTATGGTGATATTTGTCAGCTGCAGAAAAGTATTTGAGAAAAGTTATGCAGTCAGTGACCTTATCattcattttgctgcctttctgTTGCCAGCTGACTTGACTGAACAGCACAAACATTCCAGCTACTGAGCAGATCCTTGCACTATGCTGAATTTTGAATGCTTCACACATTAAAGCTATAATTTCTGGCGCGCGCAGGAAACTCCTCTTTTTTGCAGAGGCTTCTCCCGGAGAGCAgaaggcaggtttttttttgtataaatgTGCCACACATTCAAAAGCACCAAAACTGCAGTCTGTATGACAAAGCGgatgcagagcagagcagattAAGGGCAGTGCAATGTCAAATCAGAGCGGAGGGATGATTCAGTcttcagacaagaaaaaaataacaagagaaATGGTATCTCTGTGCTCACGTGAGATGTATGCAACTTCTATGTATTGAAGAAAACAGTTGCTTGAGAACCCCAATAAATCCTTTCttaccagtccaaactgcacAATAAAGGTAGACTGAATTCTGCTTTGCTACAACCACGCAAACCTACTGTGATTTTACTGACTTCAAGGAGCATACCGGTAAATACTCCTTCTATTTATTACAATTGCACATCTAATTAAACAGTTTACAAAGGTGGGCGTGGAGGAACATTAGACTGCTAACAGGGGACCCACGGCATAAAAGTACATTGCTTTCTGTCCAGTACTGCAGGATTTCACAGAcagttcagaaggaaaaaacacagtaacAGACGTCTGCTCGAGGCACATAACCCCTTTGGCTCTAAGGAGTAAGCTTTTGGCTAATAGAACCACTTAGTCCCAGAAGCTAATGAACAGCCACTTTGTATATCTTATGCTTCACTCTATTAAGAGGTATAATGAAATGCAGCGcataattttctgtaatttgaTTTATCCCTTTTTGCTACCACCCCACAATATTACATGGTGTTAAATCTTCTCTTCTAGCTTATGCTCTCCTCCCATCTGccactttatttcttctttttctccttcttgtttctctccacacatttgatttatttatttttaccttatttaatttttattcagttgCTCTGTGCATTAGCCAGCCTGGAAATCATCCTGCCCAAGAAACGCACCAtgcactgcaggcagcacagctaCACCACTGCTACAGTAGAAAACAAGCCCCAGAGAGCTTCAAGCAGCAGCCCCTGATTCCCATCCTAAATTAATGATGGCTCTAGGAAAGTGGTAATTCTCCTGCCAGCGCAGAGAAGCCATTCACCAATGCAGGAAAACCAGGGCAGAACAAGCCTGGGTGCACAAAGCAATTGGGGGAGCGGGTATCTGACACTGCTGAGCTTAATGTGTACCAGTGACAATAGAAAAAAGGTGTTTGGTCTTCTCAGCAGATTAAATGTTCTGACTGGGCTGAAATAGAGATGCTGAGCACTGATAAACTCAGTCTGCCGGGCAGCCGCAGCAGGGAATCCCCTCTCTGCCCATGCGCTACGGGGAGGTCGTGCTCTTCCACCTAATCCAGCCAGGGCTCAGGGTGGGTTTTGTCAGCCTTGAAGCTGCAGGAGTTGAAATAAAAGCCGAATTTAGTAAGAGGCTTCCATGGCTAAAGAGAAACCAGCTGACCAGAAAGTTTCTTTGCAGTACCAATGTTTAGTTTCATGCCTATGTTCTTATCCTTCCTGCTATTATAAAATGTTCTTCCGTTTTTGGAGTGAGCAACTGTGATACCACAGTGACTCACGTTTCCATGTCTTTATCTAGCTGCCTTATACTTAAAGGAAAATCCCACTCCAACTGCTGTGCAactgtgcaaaataaattttacagaCCCCAAACAGCACCAGAACAAGGTCCAAGCTGCAACAATATGATGAAAATTTTAGTAGGGCCTGTggtcagctctgcagctggccGTCGGGGGACTGGCGATAAAACTCCTTGATTCAAAGCGCATGAGCCACCATGCATGAGAAGCTGCTTAGTTCCAAACATGTTTATGCAGCGCTTCAAGAAGCCTGGGCTCAGCCAGCCAGCAATGCTGCTGAACCCGCCCCACCTCCcaaatacacacatgcataaaaCCCCAAGAACAGCATCGCCCACAACACGGAGTATCCATTGCACAGCGTTTGTTTCCTCCTGGTGGACCAGCATGTGATTGCAATGCTGGCCTCCACCCTTTGAAATTATCCATTAAATTAACGGTGCTTGAATTAGACGCGCAGAAAGTACCTGTAACTTACAGCCGCCTCCTCGTCAAGAACGCTGGTTCTAGAAGCACTTGAATATGTGACATTCAGACTATTTTGATGAGCCACACTGCAGAATCAGTACTTTAATCTGTTCACTTTCCTAAGGAACACTTCCACGTTGAAAAATAACGTAGAATAGAAACACAGTTTTACTCTGGGACAGGAATCCTCCACTGCATTGATAGGAAGGATTTGTACCACATTTTCATGTAGGAGTTTCAATGTTAAATGAAAATTGCACATTTgcagaagaatttctttacGGTTAAAAACTTGGCAAAATCTAACCAATTCGCTTCATATTCTAGAGATTATTCAAGGAAAGGCCTAAAGAACAGAGATTTCAGAAAACACCGGAGCAGGCAAGCACTCAGACTATCAGAACACGATAACCTATTACAGCACTAAcgaaaaaaaaaggaagtgttcTCTATGATGCTCATCAAGACTGATGGCAAGTTTGTTTACTCAAATGCAAGTATCTCTTCTCATTATCATGTTCAAACAGCTCACATACATGAGGTACAGTATAGAAAACTCTATgtgcagcaaaataaaatttaaccaCTTTGTGTCAACATTTATAAATGTGACACTTCTCCAAAACAAACTCACCAGGATGTAAATCAGCAGACTCAGCTCCTGCATCTTTGCTTCCCAGGAACAAAAACTTCTCATGGACCCCACTTCCCTGACACCCAAACTCcaggaaaataagttttatGGCTTGGAAGACTCATCTGAAACTTCAGGACTTTATCTCTCAGAACATTAATGCAGCTTTCAGTGAACTTTTATTCCTTCAAGAGCAGCCAGGTTTTGCTGCTAACAGGAAAAGAAGTCTCAGAAGGAAAACCCAACCCAGATGCAGGTTTATGATTACAGCAGTATTGGCACACAGAACTACTCACAGGGTAACTCTCCCTTGAAAGAAACAGCACACCCATGAGATAACACAGACGTTACAACCTTGCGATTAAGATGAGCTCAAATGTGTATttgacaaaaatacagaaatatccaGTGTCATGTTCTAGTAATACAGAAATAACTTCATTTTGGGTAAAAGCAATATATTTGATAATTTAAGGTTAAAACAACTTTCCATATGCATCAGTACTCGGCCAAGTAAAAAACATCAAGTACCTTTACAGTcaagacaggaagaaaagataGATACTAAATGTATTTGACTGCAACTTCTGACAAGTAGAGGTCTCCCACAGACAGTAGCTGCCCCTGCTGTAGCACTCTACCTCCAAAccctcttctctctgcctctgtgccACCTTCTCTACTTCTTGTGCCTTCTGCCAAAGTTCAGCCCAGTCAGCTGAGACCTCAGCCTCTGAAAGGCTCACATCGAGAACAcgcaaaacattttcttctatcTTAAGCAGTCGTACCAACCacacccttaaaaaaaaattaagtaaaaccTCTACTGCCCCGATTATCTGGAAGAATCCTTAAGGGTCCAGATTAAAATGTCAGCTTCTTGAAAAGGCCTTTCCTCTAGCTCTGAGGTAGTCTCTCTGTCCCAGGACATTGAAAGCTCAATCTTACACAGGCTGCAATTACACTAGTGGACTGGGTTTAATACAAAATTGCCCTCTGCCACCCACCCCActctttgggttttggtttgtagTTATTTGTATTTTGATAAAGCTATTTTAAGGAAACCAACATGATAGCCATTAATGCAACTGTGTCAGACAAGGCAGACAAGCGCCATAAAAAAGGAGGGTAAGAGCTCTCCTTGTCTCatccttcctttccccctttttcctaGCTGTCTCCAAAGCCTTTCCTTGTCCACAGCAGTTCTTTTGGTAAAATTAGCTGAACAACATTAACAGCCCAGGGAAGCAGGAGTTATTTAAGACACATAGAGCCTAAGGCCACTTAGTAAGAAAGGTGTGcctgctccctctgcagcaGGAAGAGTCCTCCAGAACCAGCCAGAGCAATAATGAAGCAGACAGTAACCATGGGTGGggttttagtttttattttagcttctgGAATAAATCGGCATAGCCTCCCCCACGTAAGCATCCTGTGGTCTAGGGAAGTTATCTTCACTGCTAGAGACTGCAAGTGGAACTAAGGCTTTCTAGCAGCAAAAGACAACCCTACCACCCCTTGCCCATCACTCTTTGAGCACTTTGTATCATTCCGCTTGTCTATTAAGAAAGCTCTCACAGAGACTATCTTCCTAATCCTACTCTAAATACAGGCCTGCAGTTCCAGTAGTACGTTCTTTACACCATATGGTAGTAGGGTCAAATTTCAACACTGCTGTAAAATCAAAGGTAAAGTTGCTCTTTAGCCCCATCTTGCTATAAGCCTTCTGTGTTGTCTGGTCATAGTTAACAATTTCAAATTTGTTCTTTTACAGAAGCCACACAGAACAGTAGTGTAACAGGCCAAACGTGACACCTGCACAAAGTGCAGCATCATCAGAGGTTAAGCTGCATTTTGGCACcatttctttcctgctgctgccttttacATAGAAATCTACCCAGACCTGTGACTTTAGAACCTCTCCAGAATTTTAAGATCTACCTTTTGAACACACGTTCTACTGAATAGCCTCAGAGTAGTACacatgtatttgaaaataatttaataccTATTTTCTGCTGAAGTACATTCTGTGCGTCATTTTAGTTTCATACTCAATGAGAGGGTACACACACTTTACAGGACAAAAAATTTAAACCATTATTATTTAGTAAATGATGCATTGTAGTGTTAAAACAAGACAAGCAccagagaaaatacagatacTGAAGCCTGATGTATATACTACACTGGGAAGTCTTCAGTGACATGACAAATAATTTGTGGTTTTTCCCCCAATTACAAGTGAGCAGAGGATTTGTCAGATATTCATTTTGTAGCTTCTACTGTCCGCTCTACGCCTCCTTCCTCTTGATGATCAGAGGCCCAACGTTGTCACCAGTTTCCTCGTTGTGCTTTGTATGAGAGCCATCACACAGCGGgaactgaaaagagaaagaataaacacaTCTAAAGTACATTCAGACTCAGAATTAAGAACCTAGGTTGAGAGTTCATTAGAACATCTTCTCATTAAATCCGCTGTGACCACAGACCATAACTTCTGCGCTGGCCTTTCAAGTCTCCCTGAATTTTGGCTCAACACTAGTTTTGTCCACGCGAGCGCAGAGCGGATGAGAGGcttgttaagaaaaagaagcaactCCACTCCACATTATTTGGTGTTCCTGCCTCAGGCcagcatgaagaaaatacagccTGAACTGACCTTCAACTGTAACCTACCTGGAGTATCTTGCTCTCAACCTCGCCCCATGCTCTGTTTTCCTGGGCAACAGCCAGAGTTGAGTGCAGTTACAGAAGGTAAGTGGGgtgaagaagagaaacaggaggagatcctttgctgaatttttttcctggttttccagAGCACAcgatgaaaaaaagaacaggttCCCTAACTCATCTCTTAAATAAGAGAGACACCTACACATTAGTCCTGCCTCCAGACAGCTAGAGCGGCAAGCTGCCTTTGCTTCGTCCCGACACAGCTATCTTATCTCATCGACACAAAGGTCCCTTTGTGCAAGCTGGCTTCCACATTAGGATTTTGACCTGCTAATGGAAATAAACTGCACTTCCAACTGATATGGCTATTCATCAGGGGGTTTTAAGGGTAGCACTGAGTTAGTAATTTGAAGACATTTTTGTTCCATAAAAAACCCCCCCTAGAACAGCCCGGTCAGAGCAAGACCCACAGGGACTCCTTTAGCCAGCTGTAACTGCCCGGGTCCCAGTCCAGTCACAACCACTCTGCTCCTGGGCAGCTCTTTTCACGCGCAAGAGCCAAAGGACATTCTGTGAAGCAACAAGAGTGAGGTTAGATTCCCATCACTTCTCAAGGATCTGTTTTCAGGGCTATGCCTCCTCTGCAGAGTAAACTCTGGAGATGATCACAGAAATCACGCACCAGTATTTTTCATTCGGTTACTATTTTGTTTGCTTAGAAGCAACGGGAATCAAAGCTGGGCGTTACTCAGCTGTTGCCTTTGCAACAGCAATATTCCCTCACAGTTCAGTCACAGTCAAACAATCTTCGACACTCCACTGATCCTAATGTTCATGCCTCAGCCCCTGTAAAAAATTGATACCCTATCACCCACGCTTAGCTAGAATAAAAGATTTCAAAGTACTGCCCAAAACCAATATAATGAAGACAATctacttgcaaaaaaaatattcccagaGCTCTAAAAATAAAGCCACATGCCCTGTAGGCATGTGTTGGGGGAGGGAAGTGAGATGAGGTgggcattttttgtttttcagttacaaaatgTCAAAACCCACGCTATAAAAGGCAGGTGACGTTTCTAAATAAAGAAACCCTGAATTCAGAGAATACTCATGTAAGTTGATTCATGCAGGAACTTTATCATCGCATCAGTCATTTGTGACTCAATGAGTAGGTACTGACAGATATTTGGGAAAAATCTCAAACAAGAACATATGTTCATGGGACACTGACCAGCTTCCAACCCAGATGTTCCTGGGCCAGTTGTTTTTCCACGCAACACAGTCCactggtcttgacagaagcaTTGACCCAGTTTCCATCAGACATTAACATCACCCATGCCCCAGGAGGCAAGCCCAAGGTCCAGCTACAGCAACATCATCACTTCAAGTTTGCAGGTCACAAAAACGGTGGGATTCATAAGCTTCAGATAGCGTCGAGATATCTTTAACGGCTATCAACTCTGACTGCTCTGAATTCATCCTCTGGGTCAGCTGGTCTCAGAACCACAGGCTCCCAGAGGCTGAGACACTAGACTTGAGCTTCTCAGGAAAAacgaaaaaaaagaaacaaaaaacccaccaccaccacttttCCAGAGCACCCACTTGGTCACCTTGAAGACCAGATACTGAATAGATGGATCCTGGGCCTGACACAACATGTTCATCCTTGATTAAGATAAAGCAGGTTAGCAATAGCAGCCAAAGCTCAAACCCTGAGGGAACTGTGCAGTGATCTGGACAGCTCGGCTTGTTTCCCTTGACAATGAACAGGTTTAGATTCTCTATCACTATTTCTTCTGATGTTCTGCAGCAGTATTCCTTGATGCGCAGCCTGGGGACTAATACTTCTCTGGAAGACACAGAGGTTGCAGGTcattgcaaaagaaagcaaattaattttttgccCCCAGCTCACAcacttaaaaatgcagaagggtaagaaaacaaatgttctaacTTTAGACTAATTACAGTTTGGTTTTAGGCCAAAACTCTTGCCTCTACATTGGTAAATCTTAACACTGGGTTTTTCCAAAAAACTTGACAAGCAGTGCTATAAAGTGCCTGCAGAGCACAACACTAAATAGGAAAGGGCCACTTAAAGAACTACCTACCACCCACTTTAACAGATAATTACATTCCAAGACAGACTTATTTGAAGATACCACGTGTGGTTTGTTTAAACACATACACTCCACGAAGACTCTGGAcggcacaaaaccaaaaaaagcctttgaagtatactattcagaaaaaaaaccaacagaaaataatCCTGCTCCTTTCTTAAGAGTTACTCCAAAACACACTGGTATAGTCCAACTGTTTTCTTATTCGCTGCACAGGAGGAACACCACGCAAAGCCTGCTGTAGTGCATGCACACCACCAGTACACACAGAAATATCCTATGGTTCATAACGCTACTGGTTCTTACTAACAGCCTCATGCCTCAGATGAGGCTAAATCTGACGAGAAGTGCTCATACAATCATACAAGAGGACATGTCTTCTAAGCCGTATATGGAAGAGCGATCCCCATATGCCACTTACCCGCTGTGTTTTTTGTTAAGTACTTACTGCTTTTGAAGTAATTGTAATTCCCTGCATTGGAGGCACACACATTCTACCATGTTGCCATCATATAAACATTATCTTACAAATTTGAACAGGATCTTAGTTTGAGAACTGTAAGAAACAGATGATAATGCTAGCTAACTACTTCCGAAGACGACAAGCATGTGAGAATGATGAAGAATGTATCTGTATTTTACTACCGCTTGGCAAAAACTGAACATGAGAAGAAGCATGCACACCATCTTAAAGGTCATGCTACCCACCATACAACTCAACTGATTAGGGCAAGAGGAAGGCAGCAAAACTGGAAACTGCAGTCTTTGAAGCACAACATGCTGATTAAAATACTCATTACTAAGCATcagtcaaagaaaacaaatgccttcAAAATTTTCCACTGACCTCCTTAATGCCTTTACAAGACCTTTCAGATCAGAGTTCTAATAACAGACTCATTATAAGGTAGCCCCGTCTATTTCCTTTTAGTGTGTGATTTCAGAGCCCTAACTCAGTAGGACAGTATGTTCCTAAACTGACAACACCCCTTCAATATATGccaaaaatgtactttttaagagttttatttcacacacacaaaaaaagacagcatCAAACAATAGCTAGAATATTGGCAGGAGCTGCAACGCAACCACTACAACCAGATGCtatcttccatttctgtttagaaaacagAGTAGGAAGCAGAAAGTACAAACACCAAAGTTCAAgttaggatttattttttttcagcagcactgaaggAGGTGCCTACACTATTGCAACCCGAGGTAAATCCAAATTCAGATATTAAAATGGCCTATATTTAGAGcagcctttctcctcccccttttacttttctgaagcTGTAGCCCTTGCGGCAGCTTCCAGCGCTGGATTCTGGCTGAGACTTAACACAAAGATTTAGCAACAATGCTGCTATACATATGCATGATACCCGCACACTGTACAGCCACGTAACACACAGTGTTAAACCAAATACAGCTACAAATGTGTAACTTCCTATTTTCACACGCAAGGTAATAAAGTCAGACCTGACAACAGCAAGAACTGAAAGTTACAGTACCTGGAAAACTGCAGAGTGTGGCTCGATTAGACCTGTGTCTAAGGCTTGAGAAGTCTAGTATTCAGTTCACTGATGGAGAGACAGCTAGATTTCAAGGCTGTTTGCCTCAGTTATCTGGCTTTGAAGGTCTGCATTATTTCAGTCTCCGCACATTAGCGCCTTGACATcttaaaaagctttcaaatgTGTGCCAGTGGTAAATGGAAAGGACTACTCATGCAATCCACTTCCTCTCATTACAGATCCCAGAACTACCACCACAGACAAATTACACAGATCTCAGCTACATCCAATGTCACGCATCTCTACCTCAGATTTAAATCTGATCTTAGTGTTATTGAAAGGCTAGGTATCATGCTTACCACTGATTTTAGGCAATTGACACAACCCAACTTCATACACAAGTAAATTGGACCAGTGTCTAGGTCAGACTCTTAATTGCTCAAAAATAGAGGCTTAAAGTATGCCATCATGATTTCACTGGCTTTACTGTAGGATTACCCATATAACTATTCTGAGCTGCTAAGGCACAAAGGCATTAAGTCCACCCGTCTAGATTCCTCAAAAGCTTTTAACCACAATGACTTCTTTTTAGATTACCTCCATCACCGCTGCAAACAATTCACCACTGTACTCATTCATGTGGCAAAAGGTAGCTATCCACAGTGCACAGCCGTACCACAACAATAAATTCAGGACAGAACAGCAGTAGCACTGTAACACCATCTGCGCGAGACAGGCTCTTCCAAAACCATTCTGCACTCACCCTGTCTACAACATTTAATGATAGGCTCAGACATTGCAAGTGACAATCTGACACCAGCTCTGGGATACCAAGAGACTTCTTAGTGGATTTGCGTTACTAACACCATGAACTCATAGCAAGGTACTTTCTGACTGACTAAGCTTCCATCTTCCATGATTAAAAGGTGTTTAAGGTCCTTTCAGACCATGGTTCCTGAGCTCCTACTGCCAACAGGCCAGTAGTTTTGTGTAAGCCTCAGTATTAGCAAAGACAGAACACAAAATTGTATTTGTCATTCGTGACTGTGATTGCTCCAAACAGCAGCTCTCCTTTCAAGGGATCTGCTTCTTCGAAActacagaaacattttgttcacTATGAGCACTGATCTGCAGGCTTTACTCTGAGTGACCGCATAAATCTACATAGTTTTATGGATTAAAATACTGCTACATCTCACTGCAGAATAGCTGAGGTGAAAAGAAGTTAGTTTCCTCTAAataaagcagtttgaaaataattttgttgaaaGATGCATGCACATGAATGAAACTGGACCATTTATTCTTCTCTTACCTTCTTAGATCTCCAACAACGACAGTACACAGCCTTGTCTCCCAGATCTTCCATATCAAATGCATGGACTACCTTGGGGTTATCCTTCTGGATATGGGGATTCACCATTGCTTTGCAGCATTTGTCTTTCGAGAGAAATTTTTTGTAAGCTAGATACCCAACAGCCGCTGCTCCAGCAGCTAAGGAGACTGCAGCAATCCATTCAACtggaatgaaagagaaaaaaaaaaaagagagcctGTCACTTTTTGACCACAACATTCTATTAAAACTACTCAGTAGTAAATGTCTTCATGCTTGTGGCAACACCTCTACTTTCCAGCAGACCTTTTTGTTCTGTAGTGGTAATGCAGTACTTTCGAAGAATATACTCTTTTGACGCTCACCTAGTTAATCTACTCCTTCCTCCTGATCAGAGTTCTCCTTCACCCCAATCCCTTCCACACAAGGGTGAAGATTAACCTGGCAgggtttggtcttttttttttttttttttttttaaccttttatttGGGAACCTGTGATACCAACATCGGTAGTATAGCATTTCCAAGTTCAGCACATTAAACCAGCTGTAAGTATACCCTGTAGCAGCAAAACCCCGTTGTTTGTTTCAGTTGCAGGAAAGTCACTAAAGAAGAATGCTCAGCATCAACAACCCAAGCAGGATCCCCCCAAGATATGGGTAATGAGTAGCTTTTAATATAACGCATCTTGCaactaaaaatgtaaataggtGCTTGGCAATGGGGAAATTATTCAATATACTACCACttcagaagagtgaaaaaagCCAGCTTAGATTAAATCCTTTCTGTGGTGTACAGAAAAGAATATGGATCCAAAAAGATTATATTTAAGAAGAATAACACGAGTTTATTTTAACTGGATTAGGTCCTGACTCTCTGAAAGagaattccattaaaaaatccGCTTTCCACCACCTCCCATCCTCAATTTCCCCCCCCCAGATATCTCCAAAATCTTTGCAGTCTCGCTCACTTGgtataatttccttttctgcaagaagttttccttcttttttgtgCCTCTattgtttcctctctgcctcaTGACAATGTGCTGGACTTCGGCCCAAAGGTTCTGGTTGCACCATAGCCCCGGCCATTCCTCTcggagctggaggcagctgctccttttttgctttttatccaCCACTTCTACCCACACATGTACTCTTAACATATACATACAGAGTTCGGCTGACTCTACAGACAAATAAATCAAGCAGGAATTTAAGTTTTAGCACATTTACACAACTTAAGAGAACTAAAAGATAGTCTCCAGTTGGGAATTTCTATCTTGCCCTTCAATGTTTGCATTGGATTTGAAAGATGCCAAGCCACAAAAGACAGTACTACATTAACTCTAAGgataagaagaaacaaaaagcctttGTTAGTTCTTGCTACTTTCCACGACTAACTGACTTACTGTATTGCCACTGTGAGCTTGTACTAAAAGGATCAAGAAGGTTTTGCACCCTGTCCCACAGCCTTTTCCAAAATCCATACCAAGCCCTAAAACACTGTGTTAGCTCATCCACACTATGCTGACCCACAAGGGTCTAGATGTAGCAATATGTGGAATTAGACAAATATTTGTACTTCTGCAGCCCTGTAAGATCAGGGAAGGCAGGCACTCCTTTAGAGTCTTACTAAAGGAGTAAAAGATACAGAAATCCTTCAGAGTTCATTTTCTTAGTAAATGAAGCATAAGAGACCAACATACACTGAGACCTCCCCTGCAAATGAGTGACAAACCCTCCCTGTAACAACACGGTGATACTCAGATACAGAAAACCACCTCTAACATCAAAGCATTTAGGGCATATTCCCCTGCTTGCAAactccttaaaaaataaaagcctcagAGAGCGTATTGTGAATTCAGTGTTTTATATCCATCCAGTGAGTTCTCACCTCTTTATCTCCCCATTACAAACTAGCC is drawn from Gavia stellata isolate bGavSte3 chromosome 9, bGavSte3.hap2, whole genome shotgun sequence and contains these coding sequences:
- the CISD1 gene encoding CDGSH iron-sulfur domain-containing protein 1; the encoded protein is MGLGQNSAVRVEWIAAVSLAAGAAAVGYLAYKKFLSKDKCCKAMVNPHIQKDNPKVVHAFDMEDLGDKAVYCRCWRSKKFPLCDGSHTKHNEETGDNVGPLIIKRKEA